A DNA window from Desertibacillus haloalkaliphilus contains the following coding sequences:
- the sufB gene encoding Fe-S cluster assembly protein SufB — protein MAKKMPEIGEYKYGFADKDVSIFRSKRGLTREIVEEISKMKEEPEWMLEFRLKSLEQFYKMPMPQWGGDLAELDFDDITYYVKPSEKSEKSWDEVPEEIKNTFDKLGIPEAEQKYLAGVSAQYESEVVYHNMQEDLEEKGILFTDTDTALKEHEEIFREYFGTVIPPSDNKFAALNSAVWSGGSFIYVPKGVKTDTPLQAYFRINSENMGQFERTLIIADEDSSVHYVEGCTAPVYSTNSLHSAVVEIIVNKDAYCRYTTIQNWAPNIFNLVTKRAVAYENATMEWVDGNIGSKVTMKYPAVIMKGEGAKGTILSIAIAGKGQHQDAGAKVLHLAPNCSSTIVSKSISKHGGKVTYRGIAHFGRKSEGSKSKIECDTLIMDNESTSDTIPYNEILNNNITLEHEATVSKVSEDQLFYLMSRGISEQEATEMIVMGFIEPFTKELPMEYAVEMNRLIKFEMEGSIG, from the coding sequence ATGGCAAAGAAAATGCCGGAAATCGGAGAATATAAATATGGTTTTGCTGATAAAGACGTTTCGATTTTCCGTTCGAAGCGAGGCTTAACTCGTGAGATTGTTGAAGAGATTTCAAAAATGAAGGAAGAGCCTGAGTGGATGCTTGAGTTCCGTCTTAAGTCATTAGAGCAATTCTACAAAATGCCAATGCCACAATGGGGCGGCGACCTTGCTGAATTAGACTTTGACGACATCACGTACTACGTTAAGCCATCTGAGAAATCAGAGAAATCTTGGGATGAAGTTCCTGAGGAAATTAAGAACACATTTGATAAGTTAGGGATTCCTGAAGCAGAGCAGAAGTATCTTGCTGGGGTATCTGCGCAATATGAGTCTGAGGTTGTTTACCACAACATGCAAGAGGACCTTGAAGAAAAAGGTATTCTTTTCACAGATACAGATACAGCGCTAAAAGAGCACGAAGAAATTTTCCGTGAGTACTTCGGTACAGTGATTCCTCCGTCAGATAACAAGTTTGCGGCATTAAACTCTGCGGTTTGGTCTGGTGGATCATTCATCTACGTACCAAAAGGTGTGAAGACAGATACACCTCTACAAGCGTATTTCCGTATTAACTCTGAAAACATGGGGCAATTCGAGCGTACGTTAATCATCGCTGATGAAGATAGCTCTGTTCACTATGTTGAGGGCTGTACGGCGCCGGTTTACTCAACAAACTCACTACACAGTGCGGTTGTTGAGATCATCGTTAACAAAGATGCATACTGCCGTTACACAACGATCCAAAACTGGGCACCAAACATTTTCAACCTTGTTACAAAGCGTGCCGTTGCTTATGAAAATGCAACAATGGAATGGGTTGACGGTAACATCGGTTCAAAAGTAACGATGAAATACCCAGCGGTTATTATGAAAGGTGAAGGTGCAAAAGGTACGATCCTTTCGATTGCGATTGCAGGTAAAGGACAGCACCAAGATGCTGGTGCGAAAGTATTACACCTTGCGCCAAACTGTTCATCAACAATCGTATCGAAATCAATCTCAAAACACGGTGGTAAAGTTACGTACCGTGGGATTGCACACTTCGGACGCAAATCTGAAGGGTCAAAATCTAAGATTGAGTGTGATACGTTAATCATGGATAACGAATCAACATCAGATACAATTCCGTACAATGAGATTCTAAACAACAACATTACGCTTGAGCACGAAGCGACGGTTTCAAAAGTATCTGAAGATCAATTATTCTACTTGATGAGCCGCGGTATTTCTGAGCAAGAAGCAACAGAGATGATCGTTATGGGATTCATCGAGCCATTCACAAAAGAACTACCAATGGAATATGCCGTAGAAATGAACCGCCTCATCAAATTCGAAATGGAAGGTTCAATCGGTTAA
- the sufU gene encoding Fe-S cluster assembly sulfur transfer protein SufU has translation MSLNSNLDTLYRQVIMDHYKNPRNRGEFDGDSVTINMNNPTCGDRIQLQMQVEDGKIADAKFVGEGCSISLSSASMMTQAVKGLEVEEAMKMSEIFSDMMLGKDYDDEAFDLGDIEALQGVAKFPARIKCATLAWKAMEKGLKEEN, from the coding sequence ATGTCTTTAAATAGTAATCTTGATACCCTCTATCGACAAGTAATCATGGATCATTACAAGAACCCGCGCAATCGTGGTGAATTTGATGGTGACTCAGTCACGATCAACATGAACAACCCGACGTGTGGGGACCGTATTCAACTGCAAATGCAGGTTGAGGATGGTAAAATTGCAGATGCCAAATTCGTCGGTGAAGGTTGCTCGATCAGCCTTTCATCTGCTTCAATGATGACGCAAGCCGTTAAAGGGTTAGAGGTGGAAGAAGCGATGAAAATGTCTGAGATTTTCTCAGATATGATGCTAGGCAAAGATTACGACGATGAAGCCTTTGACCTTGGTGACATTGAAGCCTTACAAGGTGTAGCTAAGTTTCCGGCTCGAATTAAATGTGCAACATTAGCTTGGAAAGCGATGGAAAAAGGACTGAAAGAAGAAAACTAA
- a CDS encoding cysteine desulfurase, which translates to MNVQEIRKQFPILDQEVNGRKLVYLDSAATSQKPIKVIEAIDDYYRRYNSNVHRGVHTLGTLATDGYEGAREKVRAFINASSTEEIVFTRGTTTAINLVAASYGRANVKEGDEIVITPMEHHSNIIPWQQVAKATGATLKYLPLQEDGTIALSDVENTITDNTKIVSVMHVSNVLGTINPVKEIAAIAHKHGAVMVVDGAQSTPHMKVDVKDLDCDFFAFSGHKMGGPTGIGALYGKKQLLADMEPIEFGGEMIDFVGLHESTWKELPWKFEGGTPIIAGAIGLGAAIDFLEEIGLDQIEAHEHELAEYALEQLSEVDGVTVYGPKHRAGLVTFNCDDVHPHDVATVLDAEGIAVRAGHHCAQPLMKWLDVTATARASFYLYNTKEEIDEFVVGLKKTKEYFGDVFK; encoded by the coding sequence ATGAATGTTCAAGAGATCAGAAAACAGTTTCCGATTCTTGATCAAGAAGTCAATGGACGCAAGCTAGTCTACCTAGACAGTGCTGCAACATCTCAAAAGCCGATTAAAGTGATTGAGGCGATTGACGATTATTACCGTAGATATAACTCAAACGTTCACCGTGGCGTTCACACACTCGGGACGTTAGCAACCGATGGCTATGAAGGTGCAAGAGAAAAGGTTCGAGCATTCATCAATGCCTCGTCAACTGAGGAAATCGTCTTTACACGTGGGACGACAACAGCAATTAACCTCGTTGCCGCAAGCTATGGACGCGCAAATGTTAAAGAAGGCGATGAAATTGTGATTACCCCAATGGAACATCACAGTAATATCATCCCTTGGCAACAAGTAGCCAAAGCAACAGGCGCAACGCTGAAGTATCTTCCACTTCAAGAAGACGGAACGATTGCTCTCAGTGATGTTGAAAATACAATTACAGATAATACGAAAATTGTTTCAGTGATGCACGTTTCAAACGTGCTTGGAACGATCAATCCAGTGAAAGAAATTGCGGCAATCGCCCATAAACATGGCGCAGTGATGGTCGTGGATGGTGCGCAAAGTACACCTCATATGAAGGTCGATGTCAAAGATCTTGACTGTGATTTCTTTGCTTTTTCTGGTCATAAAATGGGTGGACCAACTGGGATTGGTGCTCTCTACGGAAAAAAACAACTTCTTGCTGACATGGAGCCAATTGAATTTGGCGGTGAAATGATCGACTTTGTTGGTCTTCACGAGTCAACATGGAAAGAGCTTCCGTGGAAGTTTGAAGGTGGAACACCAATTATTGCCGGAGCGATTGGGCTAGGGGCAGCGATCGACTTTTTAGAGGAGATTGGCCTTGATCAAATCGAAGCTCACGAGCATGAACTTGCTGAGTACGCGCTTGAGCAGCTCTCAGAGGTAGATGGTGTTACTGTCTACGGTCCAAAACATCGTGCTGGCCTTGTTACATTTAATTGTGATGATGTTCATCCTCATGATGTCGCAACCGTCCTAGATGCAGAAGGAATTGCTGTTCGCGCTGGTCACCACTGTGCGCAGCCATTAATGAAATGGCTTGATGTTACAGCAACAGCACGAGCAAGCTTCTACCTTTACAACACGAAGGAAGAAATTGATGAATTCGTTGTTGGACTAAAGAAAACAAAGGAGTATTTTGGCGATGTCTTTAAATAG
- the sufD gene encoding Fe-S cluster assembly protein SufD translates to MSVDTKLAFDQEYIKNFSKDRGEPEWLLNFRLKALELAEKVEMPKPDKTKIDNWNFTGFKHEVAKADQVTSFDQLHEDVKALIDENVKEHNLIVQRDATPIYTQVSDNLKSKGVIFTDIATAAREHSDLLEKYFMTDAVHVDENRLVALHAALLNGGVFVYVPKNVVLEEPLQTIFWQENPEAGLFNHVIVVAEDNSSVTYVENYVSFDNQVETVANIVAEVYAAPGAKVSFGAVDNFAQGVTTYVNRRGYVARDAKVEWALGQMNDGYTVSENTTHLIGDGSFADSKTVSIGRGEQKQNFTTNIVHHGKHSEGYILTHGVMRESASSIFNGITKIEHGAAKSNGEQTERVLMLSERARGDANPILLIDEDDVTAGHAASVGRIDPLQMFYLMSRGIPKHEAERLVIHGFLAPVVGQLPVETVKERLTEVIEGKVK, encoded by the coding sequence ATGTCAGTTGATACGAAATTAGCATTCGATCAAGAGTATATAAAGAATTTCTCTAAAGACCGCGGAGAGCCTGAATGGTTGTTAAACTTCCGCTTGAAAGCTTTAGAGCTAGCAGAAAAAGTAGAAATGCCAAAGCCGGATAAGACAAAAATCGATAACTGGAATTTTACAGGATTCAAACATGAGGTGGCAAAAGCGGACCAAGTGACTTCTTTTGATCAACTTCATGAGGATGTAAAAGCGCTTATCGATGAGAACGTAAAAGAGCACAACTTAATCGTTCAGCGTGATGCAACGCCAATTTACACGCAAGTAAGCGATAACTTAAAATCTAAAGGCGTCATCTTCACAGACATTGCAACAGCAGCTCGTGAGCACAGTGACTTACTTGAAAAGTACTTCATGACTGATGCTGTTCATGTTGATGAAAACCGCCTTGTAGCTCTTCATGCAGCGTTATTAAACGGTGGGGTATTCGTGTACGTCCCTAAAAATGTCGTACTTGAAGAACCATTACAAACGATCTTCTGGCAAGAGAACCCTGAAGCTGGTCTTTTCAACCACGTGATCGTTGTTGCTGAAGATAACAGTTCAGTAACTTATGTAGAAAACTATGTTTCATTTGATAATCAAGTTGAAACGGTAGCTAACATCGTTGCTGAAGTCTATGCAGCACCTGGTGCTAAGGTGTCATTTGGTGCCGTTGATAACTTCGCACAAGGTGTAACAACGTACGTGAACCGTCGTGGATATGTAGCACGTGATGCGAAGGTTGAGTGGGCATTAGGACAAATGAATGATGGCTACACCGTTTCTGAAAATACAACGCACTTAATCGGTGATGGATCATTTGCTGATAGTAAGACAGTATCGATCGGTCGCGGTGAGCAAAAGCAAAACTTCACAACAAACATCGTTCACCATGGTAAGCACTCTGAAGGCTACATCTTAACACACGGTGTTATGCGTGAGTCAGCAAGCTCAATCTTTAACGGTATTACAAAGATTGAACATGGTGCAGCGAAATCAAACGGTGAACAAACAGAGCGTGTGTTAATGCTAAGTGAAAGAGCACGTGGGGATGCAAACCCAATTCTTTTAATTGATGAAGATGACGTAACAGCAGGTCACGCAGCTTCTGTTGGTCGTATCGATCCGTTGCAAATGTTCTATCTCATGAGCCGTGGGATTCCAAAACATGAAGCTGAGCGTCTTGTTATTCATGGTTTCCTTGCTCCGGTTGTTGGTCAATTACCAGTTGAAACGGTAAAAGAACGCTTAACGGAAGTTATTGAAGGGAAAGTTAAGTAA
- the sufC gene encoding Fe-S cluster assembly ATPase SufC — protein MAAPNLKIENLHVAIEGKEILKDFNLEINGGEIHAIMGPNGTGKSTLASALMGHPKYEITSGKVTFDGEDLLEMEVDERAQAGLFLAMQYPSEVSGITNADFLRSAINAKREEGDEISLMKFIRQMDKKMDLLEMDQQFAQRYLNEGFSGGEKKRNEILQLLMLEPKIAILDEIDSGLDIDALKVVSKGVNEMRSDDFGCLIITHYQRLLNYITPDKVHVMMQGRIVKSGGAELAERLEAEGYDWIKEELGIEDEKVETEA, from the coding sequence ATGGCAGCACCAAATTTAAAAATTGAGAATCTTCATGTAGCTATTGAAGGTAAAGAGATCCTTAAAGATTTTAACCTTGAAATAAACGGTGGCGAAATCCATGCGATCATGGGACCGAACGGTACAGGTAAGTCTACACTTGCTTCAGCGCTAATGGGCCATCCAAAGTATGAAATCACAAGCGGTAAGGTAACGTTTGATGGAGAAGACCTACTTGAAATGGAAGTTGATGAGCGTGCACAAGCAGGACTATTCCTTGCGATGCAATACCCAAGTGAAGTTAGTGGGATTACAAATGCAGACTTCCTTCGTTCAGCAATCAATGCTAAGCGTGAAGAAGGCGATGAAATCTCATTAATGAAGTTTATCCGTCAAATGGATAAGAAAATGGACCTTTTAGAAATGGATCAACAGTTTGCACAACGTTACCTAAACGAAGGGTTCTCTGGCGGTGAGAAGAAGCGTAACGAAATTCTACAACTGCTTATGCTTGAACCAAAAATTGCGATCTTAGACGAAATTGACTCAGGTCTAGATATCGATGCCCTAAAAGTTGTATCAAAAGGTGTCAATGAAATGCGTAGCGATGACTTTGGTTGCTTAATCATTACACACTACCAACGCCTACTTAACTACATCACACCAGACAAAGTACACGTGATGATGCAAGGCCGCATCGTAAAATCAGGTGGAGCAGAACTAGCTGAGCGTCTAGAAGCAGAAGGTTACGATTGGATTAAGGAAGAACTAGGAATCGAAGACGAAAAAGTCGAAACAGAAGCGTAA
- a CDS encoding carboxymuconolactone decarboxylase family protein — MNSIEMALQDYKEGLGHFTQKMPNIASKYNDFTEECFAEGKLSQKEKQLMALGISIYSQDEYCIIYHTKGCLDQGCTEEEIFEAVGVTAAFGGGAAMSQAVTLVQEAMTELSGQMKQ, encoded by the coding sequence ATGAACAGTATTGAAATGGCTCTTCAAGATTATAAAGAGGGATTAGGTCATTTCACCCAAAAAATGCCTAATATCGCAAGTAAGTATAATGATTTTACAGAGGAATGCTTTGCAGAAGGGAAGCTTTCGCAAAAGGAAAAGCAGTTGATGGCGCTTGGCATCAGCATTTATTCGCAAGATGAATATTGCATTATCTACCATACCAAAGGTTGCCTTGACCAAGGCTGCACTGAAGAAGAGATTTTTGAAGCAGTTGGTGTAACGGCTGCCTTTGGTGGTGGCGCGGCAATGAGCCAAGCAGTTACACTTGTTCAAGAAGCGATGACTGAATTAAGCGGTCAGATGAAGCAGTAG
- a CDS encoding MetQ/NlpA family ABC transporter substrate-binding protein, with amino-acid sequence MKKLLGIASATLLSLSLVACGTADEDNTADETTGDEGAQEENVSLVVGASAVPHAEVLEAATPLLAEQGIDLEIVTFTDYVLPNQALRDGDIDANYFQTPGYLDMQIEEFGYEFSSVGAIHAEPIGVYSQEYDSLEDLPEDAQIIMSDSFSDHGRILPIFERAGVIELDVEEGQLATREDIVDNPKNLNFDTLVEARMLAPSFQSGEGDAVVINTNYALEGEVDIDQYGIAFEGEDVLQPNLVVVRTGEEEREEIQALVDVLRSEEIRAFIEETYQGAVIPMDE; translated from the coding sequence ATGAAAAAATTACTTGGTATTGCAAGTGCAACATTATTGTCATTATCACTAGTAGCATGTGGAACGGCAGACGAAGATAATACAGCTGACGAGACAACTGGCGATGAGGGAGCACAAGAAGAAAACGTCTCATTAGTTGTCGGAGCATCAGCTGTACCGCATGCGGAAGTATTAGAAGCAGCGACACCATTATTAGCAGAGCAAGGGATTGACCTTGAGATCGTTACGTTCACAGATTACGTTTTACCGAACCAAGCACTACGTGACGGTGACATTGATGCGAACTATTTCCAAACACCAGGATATTTAGATATGCAAATTGAAGAGTTTGGTTATGAATTCTCAAGTGTTGGTGCGATTCACGCTGAACCAATCGGTGTTTACTCTCAAGAGTATGACAGCCTAGAAGATCTTCCGGAAGATGCACAAATCATCATGAGTGACTCTTTCAGTGACCATGGCCGTATTTTACCAATCTTCGAACGTGCGGGTGTAATTGAGCTTGATGTTGAAGAAGGTCAATTAGCGACACGTGAAGATATTGTTGATAATCCTAAAAACTTAAACTTCGATACACTAGTTGAAGCTAGAATGCTTGCTCCATCTTTCCAAAGTGGTGAAGGTGATGCTGTTGTTATTAACACGAACTATGCACTAGAAGGTGAGGTTGATATCGATCAATACGGTATCGCATTTGAAGGCGAAGATGTCTTACAACCAAACCTAGTTGTTGTTCGCACAGGTGAAGAAGAGCGTGAAGAAATTCAAGCATTAGTTGATGTGCTACGTTCTGAAGAAATCAGAGCATTTATTGAAGAAACATACCAAGGTGCCGTTATCCCTATGGACGAATAA
- a CDS encoding methionine ABC transporter permease, which produces MTEAFASMKWDRLWEATLETLYMTVISVSATFIFGLALGLVLYLTSKGNLWENRLVNQAVSTFVNVFRSIPFIILIILLIPFTRYITGSMLGANAALPALIIGAAPFYARMVEIALREIDKGVIEASQSMGATNGQIIRKVLIPESMPALISGITVTAIALVSYTAMAGVIGAGGLGHFAFLEGFQRNNSFVTLVATIAIIIIVFIIQWIGDFLTYRTDKR; this is translated from the coding sequence ATGACTGAAGCATTTGCTAGCATGAAATGGGACAGGCTTTGGGAAGCAACGTTAGAAACACTATACATGACTGTGATTTCAGTCTCGGCGACATTTATCTTTGGTCTTGCGCTTGGATTAGTTCTTTATCTGACGAGTAAAGGCAACCTTTGGGAGAATCGCCTAGTCAATCAAGCCGTTAGTACGTTTGTGAACGTCTTTCGCTCAATTCCATTTATCATTTTAATTATCTTGTTAATTCCATTTACTCGCTATATTACCGGCTCAATGCTCGGTGCAAATGCAGCGCTACCTGCACTAATCATTGGTGCAGCACCGTTTTATGCGCGAATGGTTGAAATTGCACTCCGTGAGATTGATAAAGGTGTTATTGAAGCCTCGCAATCAATGGGGGCAACGAATGGACAGATTATCCGTAAAGTGCTAATTCCTGAATCAATGCCAGCGTTAATTTCAGGGATTACTGTTACCGCGATTGCACTTGTCAGTTATACAGCCATGGCTGGTGTCATCGGTGCAGGTGGACTTGGGCACTTTGCCTTTTTAGAAGGTTTCCAACGTAACAACAGTTTTGTAACCTTGGTGGCAACAATCGCTATTATCATCATTGTTTTCATCATTCAATGGATTGGCGATTTTCTCACATATAGAACAGATAAACGATAA
- a CDS encoding methionine ABC transporter ATP-binding protein, protein MISLAGIRKIFKTKDGPVTAVDNIDLTINKGEIFGIIGYSGAGKSTLIRMLNMLERPTEGDVNVAGKNLSSLRGQALREARQEISMIFQHFNLLWSRTVRENISFPLEIAGVKREERVKRVDELIELVGLKGRGDSYPSQLSGGQKQRVGIARALANNPKVLLCDEATSALDPKTTDAILDLLVDINQKLDLTIVLITHEMHVIRKICHRVAVMEAGKVVEQGPVLDVFRKPQEEMTKEFVKQVTEPEETKETIEHLLAENPSGRVIQLTFVGDEAEKPLITGLIRKFDVDVNILQGKISQTQEGSYGTLFVRIDGEDAEITKAIAFIDEQQVEVEVIDHD, encoded by the coding sequence ATGATTTCATTAGCAGGGATTCGAAAAATCTTCAAAACTAAAGACGGCCCTGTAACGGCAGTAGATAACATTGACTTAACGATAAATAAAGGCGAAATCTTTGGGATCATCGGCTATAGTGGTGCCGGAAAAAGTACGCTTATCCGCATGCTAAATATGCTTGAACGCCCAACAGAAGGCGATGTGAATGTTGCAGGTAAGAACCTTTCAAGCCTTCGAGGTCAAGCATTGCGCGAGGCGCGCCAAGAAATTAGCATGATCTTTCAGCACTTTAACTTGCTTTGGTCACGAACGGTCCGTGAAAATATCTCATTCCCACTTGAAATTGCAGGGGTGAAACGAGAAGAACGAGTGAAGCGGGTCGATGAACTGATTGAGCTCGTTGGTTTAAAAGGTCGTGGTGACTCTTATCCGTCACAGCTAAGTGGGGGACAGAAACAGCGAGTTGGGATTGCACGAGCGCTTGCCAACAATCCGAAAGTTTTGCTTTGTGATGAAGCGACATCAGCGCTTGATCCAAAGACAACTGATGCGATCCTTGATCTGCTTGTTGATATTAACCAAAAGCTAGATTTGACGATTGTCCTAATTACTCACGAAATGCATGTTATTCGTAAAATCTGTCACCGGGTTGCGGTGATGGAGGCTGGTAAAGTGGTTGAACAAGGTCCGGTCCTTGATGTCTTCCGCAAACCGCAAGAAGAGATGACAAAGGAGTTTGTGAAACAAGTGACAGAACCAGAGGAAACGAAAGAAACGATCGAGCATTTGCTTGCTGAAAATCCATCTGGAAGAGTCATTCAACTGACCTTTGTTGGTGATGAGGCTGAAAAGCCATTAATTACGGGGTTGATTCGTAAGTTTGATGTCGACGTCAATATTTTACAAGGTAAAATTTCGCAAACACAAGAAGGCTCTTATGGCACGTTGTTTGTCCGTATCGACGGTGAAGATGCGGAAATCACAAAAGCGATCGCATTCATCGACGAGCAACAAGTCGAAGTGGAGGTGATCGACCATGACTGA
- a CDS encoding YusG family protein, which produces MDKQQLQKVDITGKVEGKFEHGKMNLYVDKAKVGEIVMTNQGNMYEMSEGFEFDHNKVFRYEKPAGQKEKSYVEGCDMGWC; this is translated from the coding sequence ATGGATAAGCAGCAGCTACAGAAGGTTGATATTACAGGGAAAGTTGAAGGTAAGTTTGAGCATGGCAAAATGAACTTGTATGTTGACAAAGCAAAAGTCGGTGAGATTGTCATGACGAACCAAGGGAACATGTATGAGATGTCAGAGGGGTTTGAGTTTGATCACAATAAAGTGTTCCGCTATGAAAAACCAGCCGGTCAAAAAGAAAAGTCGTACGTAGAAGGGTGCGACATGGGCTGGTGTTAA
- the gcvH gene encoding glycine cleavage system protein GcvH: MNLPKEFKYSEEHEWVKTEGDNVRIGITDFAQSELGDIVFVELPEVGDEIEADEPFGSVESVKTVSELYAPVSGKVVEINEELDDSPEFVNESPYEKAWMIIVEPSDKSQVDKLMSADEYEEMIKED; encoded by the coding sequence ATGAATTTACCAAAGGAATTTAAGTATTCTGAAGAACATGAATGGGTAAAAACGGAAGGCGATAACGTTCGTATTGGGATTACAGATTTTGCACAATCTGAGCTTGGGGACATCGTGTTCGTTGAGCTTCCTGAAGTTGGTGATGAGATCGAGGCGGATGAGCCGTTTGGTAGTGTTGAGTCGGTTAAGACTGTTTCTGAGCTTTATGCACCTGTGAGTGGTAAAGTGGTTGAGATTAATGAAGAGCTTGATGATTCTCCGGAGTTTGTGAATGAGTCTCCGTATGAGAAAGCTTGGATGATCATTGTTGAGCCTTCTGATAAGTCTCAGGTTGATAAGTTAATGTCTGCAGATGAATATGAGGAAATGATTAAGGAAGACTAA
- a CDS encoding arsenate reductase family protein, with amino-acid sequence MALTFYWYPKCGTCRKAKKWFEDNGVEFNEVHIVDEPPTREQLQDLYEKSGLELKKFFNTSGKKYRELGLKDKVKTAPEDELLDLLASDGMLIKRPIVTDGEHVTVGFKEEQFEQQWKK; translated from the coding sequence ATGGCGTTAACGTTTTACTGGTATCCGAAATGTGGAACTTGTCGTAAAGCGAAGAAGTGGTTTGAGGACAATGGCGTTGAATTTAACGAAGTACATATCGTGGACGAACCACCGACAAGAGAGCAGCTGCAAGACTTGTATGAAAAAAGTGGACTAGAATTAAAGAAGTTTTTTAATACAAGTGGTAAGAAATATCGTGAGTTAGGCTTAAAGGATAAAGTCAAGACGGCACCAGAAGATGAGTTGCTGGACCTTTTAGCGTCTGATGGGATGTTAATCAAGCGTCCAATTGTAACCGATGGTGAGCATGTAACTGTTGGGTTTAAAGAGGAACAGTTTGAACAACAATGGAAGAAATAA